CTCCATTGCCTCTCACTATCATCAACCTCAACTAGTCAAGTGGGAGCAAGTATCTAacctttttctaaaatttatacTTGGGAAAGTCTTCCTCTACCGACTATAAAATTTCTTTCTAGAAAATTACATTTCTAATTTCGTATAATAaagttttttcataaaaaatttgcTCATTGCATTCTGAAATGAATATCATAAATTGCATGTATTTTGAAAATCGCATTTTaatatttctattatattttgaCAGTTCTAGAAATACCTGATTAactctaaaaaatatttaccGACATGTTGATTAtactttgatttaattaaaagttcCCGATTTATTGAAACAGTGTTTGACAAATCCTAAATCCGTTGGTCAGTCAATTCATTTTGATTCCCGACTTTCACAACCATATATGTGAGGTGTATTTGAGATCATAATTCCGAAATGGATTGCAGTtggccaaatttctttaaaccATGGTATTTTGTCCAAAGCTTTCAATTCATTTCTAAATCAGAGTGCCCAACATGGAGGAGGACAGGTTGATTGAAGCTGAGAGGAATATTTGCAAATATGTAGAGTAAGAACTCAGTTTCTCAATATATACCAACATGTCTGACATGTAATGCTAGAGTAAATCACAATGGAAGGAAAGTTTTGATAAGTAAGGTTACCAACTCTCTTATCAAGTGTTCACTTCTAAACTCACTACTCTGTAGTACTTTAGAGGCGTTTGCTGTTGTGAAACATAGCCTTCTTTGATCAGACTGAAATCATTAATTACTGAAATCTCATATCAGCAGTCGTATATATGTAGTTCCATATATTTCAGGGCTATTTCTAGTATCAAATGCCAGTACAACTTTAGAGGTAATTTGTACGTACGGGAAAGATTGGCTAATAATTTTTTGCAGGAGAAAGATAGATAGGTTAATAATTACATATTTCTCGTAAGTAAGCTCAATATATATGTCAATTTTGACTTTTGATCTCAACCgatcatattttgactaaaatttatattttatataattgaaaaaaattataaaaaaatatcatcaaaaagtaaatttagtctattttaatatgtaactttgtattttcaaaaataataaattaatactttctaatagttgataaaaatttagtcaatttgacttctcgaaaaataaaaggacatgtaaattgagacggagggagtattaaatttgTGGTAAGGATTTATCTGGCACTATATAATCAAATTACCAAGGTCATGTGCCCCTGTTAcaggtattttaattttttttataaattctaattttaaaaatattgttcaatttagttttttcaaaaattttggtatttcaatatttatataaaaataaaattttaaaaatatattatgaaattatattttatattaattttaaaatatgtgtcaaaccTATATTAATGACCGACCATCTTCTCAGTAATAGATTCATCTGGCCGGAACATACACGCTCTATTCTCTAAAAATTCTGTTAATGACCGCTTAATATTAGTATGTGTAGGAGTACATGGAGTCATGGATACACCTTCTTCTTACTTCTAAATTCAAGCACAGGAAACACCACCACACAGCGTTACCAAAAGAAAGAGAAATAAGATTGAAGATTGCCTACAAATTTGACCACCTCGCTGAGTTGTGCGTaacacacaaaaacaaaaaggaacaatattaaaatatttttttttaaaaaaaaattgaatttgggCCCTCTTGTAGTTATCCGTTCCTTCGGGTACATGCATGCGCACACACTTAAGATCGTGTCATCGTGTGTGTACACCTACGTGTGATTGTGAATTTGTGCTGCTCTTCTTGGAAGTGCAACAGGTTACATATCCTATCacctataaataatataaaataatgagtccTATTATgttttagtgatttaggtaatctatttttagtgtcaactctaATAGTAATCCCTATATCtgttctcctaagattattttaataataaatttgggagAGAGAAGGGGAAAAGGAGAGAATAGACGAAGAAAGAAGGAgggagatgattattttattcataaatattaaatagataatggcgaggggttacttataaataggaGGTAATGGCTAGGAGAATTAAGGTTATACTAGTGATTTAGAATAacactaggatagtgttggagtgcattttttttACACATTACCTAAACGTGAGTCTAGGACATCATATAGGTAATCTATTGAACTTGCTCTTAAACACTCTTAATCGGTTAGTATTGCTTTGTAGTTTTCACTTTCTACAGAATCATACGTACGTAATAAGATAACAATATTTAATAGAGGATCAAGCATCTTTCCGTAAAGCCGATGACTAGATTATTTGATACAACCATTTTAGACCTTTCATTCAACTGATCCAGCTTTAGTATCAACTTTAACTTGCACTATCCACATGTTGACTTAtgtttcctttctttttaatttgattttacgTTCAACAATCAAATAATAGAAGCAAGGTTGTCATTATTTTCTTGACACAAGCCACGGATCACCATTTCTTGACGGAATTAACATGAAACTGATGGACGACATTATCTCGATGATGTGTATCGTCATCATGCAAGATTTCGTGCAGATTCAAGAGAAGTTGTCGGCGTTGCATTGTCTCTAAAACTTTGTTTACAAAAGGAGTGATGTCAACCGTCCCAATTTTATCCCAAAACTTTTTTTACAACTTACATAGTAACTGATCAGCGATTTACGTGTATAAAGAGATTCTATTATTGTTAATATTGACGAAATCAACAATTAAATTCTGGATCATCCACCATTTTGAATATGGAAAATGCTAGATGCATCAAATTGGAAACAAAACGTtataatttaaacatttatAATGGACCACCCGTAGATACATTAATCTCTCCAATCAAATCATTCCAAACTACTACGTCACCGGTACTACATCACTTTATAACAAAATTTGTACCCACTTTTGGATGAACATTGTTATAGCCAAGAGCTCCTTCTAGGAATGTTCAGATGAAATCTCTTACCAGGCTTCTCGATCGATCACCTTCTTTGATAAAGTTAACAGAATTCAGAATGAGTAGGGGATTGAAGGATTTTATTCAACGCCATGCattacttaaaattatatatacaatataggGTATGAAGATAAGTTTACAAGATAATTAATGGTATACTGATCAGCTGATAACTGTTCCTATTTATTCTTGATTTCTAATCTGCAATCTTATATGTATATAGGAAGTGTATAATATAATGACTCAgactaaattttattaaaaaacaaattcagATTAAATACTAACATTTATAATTATACATTGAGGACAAGCTTGCGATGATAAGAATTGTGAAGATGCCAACTTGATAGACTTGGCTAGCGTTCGATTAACTGCTATTACGGCCCCGCAAGATGGATGCGTCATTGGGCCATTGGCTAGTAATGGCTACACCAAGCTTGGACCTAAGGCTGTTTAGAAAGCAGCTAAGTTATAAGAATGTCACCCCACTGATCCTTAGAGTGTAGTGTACTGTGTACATGACTCAACTTAAGTGTGCTATCAGGAACTTGTGCCCTGACAGTgaaaatttaatgaaatatgCTTCATTTTCGAGTGGAAAACAGGATTATGATGAAGATACTGTGCTCCGGTATTATCACAATGTATTGTAGGGACCGAAGAAATTGTAATAAGACGTACAGTTCCTCCAGTAAACTTTTTATCCACAAAACTTCAGCAGCAGCATTTGCGACAGCTTTGTACTCAGCTTCAGATGAGGATTTATAACAGTCATGAAGCATCGTCTGTATCTCATTGACCACCCCCGGGCCAGCTCTGACAAATTTTACTCCCCTGGCTAATCGTAATTTTATGTTGAGATCATTAAGATGCCTAGTGATGCATAAATGTTTTTACATAAGATTTAGAACTAAAATTAACATACTAAATTAACATGCTCAGTTATAACTTCAGCAGCCCATTGAAATTGTAGAGAGAGCTAAGTATAAAATTAACATACTCGGTTGTAAACTATGAAGTATGATAATGGATAAGATAATTCTTTTCacaaataaatttttcataaaaaaaaatcgtgcccttaaaaaatattgtttttaattctatatattcaatttttatttttctcccttctttataaaaaatatgtacccctaagtttttttctttttggtaTCTCCATTCAAGTACTGCAACGACATGGTCCCAGGGCCGGCTCTGACCACCAGAGAAATAGCAAAGGTAGAATTTTGTTTATACAGTGCAGGGTCAATTTTCCGACAACCATGATCAAATACTAAATATGTAGCAGCACTCATGGGTTGACACCATCCAATTTATGTTTTCACAGAAAATCTGAAATGTATTTGTCCGAGACAGAAATAGACCAGATCTTAGAGATAAGCTGATCAACACCAGGAAAGTGATTAAGATCTCAAACATTTTTTGAGAGTAAAGTTTGAACAAGCTGAGAAACAAACTTATTTAAAAATGAGATTGATTTCCGGCAAGCACATTCATGTACACCAGAAAATACGATATCATACCATCTTTATAGGAAATGAATAGAGAAGTAAATGGTCACAGGGTTTGTAACTTGACTGAAAATCTCAAAGAAATCAATGCTAAGCTGTTGTTGAAATCCTCTTGCAAGAAGACGAACCTTGTAAATGAACTCATCTTAATCTTTACCACGAAAACGTCGAAAAGGCACAATACAAGACTTAAAATAATGTAAATGGTCACAGGCTTTGTAACTAGAATAAAAAATCTCAGAGAAATCAACGCCAAGCTGTAATTGAAATCCTCTTGCAACAAACCGAACCTTATACTTATTGATAGAGCCATCAGGATTTCGCTTAACTTAAAACGGCCACTTGTCACTCGTAGGATGTAACATTTTGAGATTTCATTGAAACTCGGTCCCAAGTTTCATGACAGAATAGTGCATCAAATTCACCGGACATGCCTCTTAGTGTCATTGTGGATCCTTGAGAGCTTAGCAACACACAACATGGCTCGAGTGATGGAGGGATATAATTTACGGTCTAAGCGTAGTAAAGCCAAATCACTAGAACCATTGAAATATTATTTGGCAAGAGTTTATCTTGACCATGATtaatacttatatattttatattgcaTTGAAGGGATcaaaatattagaatatttaTTACTTTATTTTGCCACTTTTAATGGTCACGATTGCAATAATTCTCAAATTTTGTGTTTATTGTGTGTCTATCGACACATCATAAAAAAAGCGATCAAATTTCTAATAtaactcaaaattttaaatttttaccgAATCTCTAATTTTCAAACCTCTATACGCGCGTGTACTTAATTTCTATGAGATTTCAAAGATGCCGTTAGATCCACAAAATAAGCCAGAGAGACATATGGGAAAAGTAGAATAATTGCATTGGGTTGGTCTGTCTTGTAAGGCTGTGATTCTGCGAATAAACAATACTACTGTACAGTGTTAGATGCTAAGTTTCCAGAAGTGGGCATCTTTTCATCATCCCCAATTATTCGACACTTCTTAAAATATACTCCATAAAGCTCCTGCAATTACCACAAGGGGTAATACAAAATCTAAATGAGTAATCTGCTTGACCTCGAAAACTGTGTCACATTCCCAATTGAGCTCTATCTGGAAGTTTGTTGCCGCCCAGATACCATCAGTTCTGAATTTACTTCTTGCAACTACGACGTCCACCTTTTATCAATAGACTCCTAAAACCTACTTTCGGTTAGTGAAGGCTTTTAAGATTTACTACAAATGTCTATCAATCTTCTTTAAAAACTTCTTTACTCTTTTCCGAATATTTGTGTCATTTTGTAACAAGGTGGTCAAAATTTACgccaattttcaaaaaattagttaaaatttcaaattttcaaaaacatgaccaaactttgactcctTTGTTTAAAAATGTCGCACCCGTCAAATGTTACTAACTTCAGATCGTTAGAGGGAAGGAGAAGTtacaattatatacatatatgagaTCTACcattttctaaattataaataaagttTAAAATACTACCCAACTGATGAGCAAAAGCCAAAGCACATAAAAAAACCCATACGAAATCGAAAAGAAAACCGACTCTGCGAACATTTTCAAATTGCAAAGCATGTAAATGATGCACATTGCATGTGACATTTCATACATAATGCACTAAACATTTTCTCTAGTTGCGAGAAATGTTATTGAGATTATTCAGACTTTCCTTCACTAACAACCGCAAGCTTCTGCAGATTCAACTTCACCACCGTATCGGCAAACAACCTCGTATCCTCCTCCGTGTTCCCCTCCGGCACATCCACCACGTACGACTCCAACACAACGCTCAACATCTTCCCCTCACGCTCCACTCCATGCACTGTCGTCACGGACCTGTAATTCCTTAACCTATGTTCGCCTCCTATGATACTGAACCCCGTGACGTGTCGGTCATCGTCGAGTATGTCGAGCCTCTCGGTACTGGTGGCAGCCGGTAATCCGGAGATGACGTTGACGTCGCGTGTGTCGCCGACGGTCATTGTGAAGGTGGGCTTGACGGTGCAGTTTTTGATGAAGTGTTTGTACAGTTGGGGCTTGTGGAAGCTGCGGACGATGGACCAGACGG
This genomic window from Daucus carota subsp. sativus chromosome 7, DH1 v3.0, whole genome shotgun sequence contains:
- the LOC108195240 gene encoding abscisic acid receptor PYL1; its protein translation is MEKSHGQETTTSHHLTLPPGLTQEDFLELNPLITEFHTYTLTPSQCSSLLSQRIHAPPHAVWSIVRSFHKPQLYKHFIKNCTVKPTFTMTVGDTRDVNVISGLPAATSTERLDILDDDRHVTGFSIIGGEHRLRNYRSVTTVHGVEREGKMLSVVLESYVVDVPEGNTEEDTRLFADTVVKLNLQKLAVVSEGKSE